The Trichocoleus desertorum ATA4-8-CV12 genome window below encodes:
- a CDS encoding Uma2 family endonuclease — protein MVLELRLLTVQDYHRMTETGILDAEERVELIAGQIVRMAAKGTAHSAAVTRVELLLRSCLGHQVLLRLQDPIQLDNYSEPEPDIAVVKLNSHYYEDHHPRPSDVYLVIEVADTTLQRDLKTKALLYAQSGIPDYWVLDINDRQLHVFRSPSSSGYQQELILAEAMNVAPLAFPNCAIAVREMLSSVQ, from the coding sequence ATGGTTCTGGAGCTTCGCTTATTAACGGTGCAAGACTATCACCGGATGACAGAAACCGGGATTCTGGATGCTGAGGAACGGGTTGAATTAATTGCAGGGCAAATTGTTCGGATGGCAGCGAAAGGAACCGCCCACAGTGCGGCAGTGACTCGCGTTGAATTATTGTTGCGAAGCTGCTTAGGGCATCAAGTGTTATTGCGGCTGCAAGACCCAATCCAGCTAGATAACTATTCTGAGCCAGAGCCAGATATTGCGGTTGTCAAGCTTAACTCGCACTATTACGAAGATCATCACCCCAGACCATCGGATGTGTATTTAGTGATTGAGGTAGCGGATACAACGCTTCAGCGTGACCTGAAGACTAAAGCACTCCTCTATGCTCAATCGGGCATTCCTGACTACTGGGTGCTGGATATTAACGATCGCCAATTGCATGTGTTTCGTTCGCCCAGTTCTAGCGGTTATCAGCAAGAGTTAATTTTGGCAGAGGCGATGAATGTGGCTCCGCTAGCCTTCCCCAATTGTGCGATCGCGGTGCGAGAGATGCTGTCGTCGGTTCAGTGA
- the psaA gene encoding photosystem I core protein PsaA, protein MAVSPQEREAKARVVVDKDPVPTSFQKWAQPGHFDRTLARGPKTTTWIWNLHALAHDFDSHTSDLEDVSRKIFSAHFGHLAVVFIWLSGMYFHGARFSNYEAWLANPLGVKPSAQVVWPIFGQEILNADVGGGFQGIQITSGFFYLWRAAGFTNTYQLYVTAIGGLVAAALMLFAGWFHYHKRAPKLEWFQNVESMLNHHLAGLFGLGSLSWAGHQIHVALPINALLDAGVPADQIPLPHEFILNSNLMAEIFPSFAKGLTPFFTLNWGEYADFLTFKGGLNPVTGGLWLTDTAHHHLAIAVLFLIAGHQYRTNWGIGHSIKTILENHKGPFTGEGHKGLYENLTTSWHAQLSINLAMVGSLSIIVAQHMYAMPPYPYMATDYATQLSIFTHHMWIGGFFIVGGAAHAAIFMVRDYDPVVNQNNLLDRVLRHRDAIISHLNWVCIFLGLHSFGLYVHNDTMRALGRPQDMFSDSAIQLQPIFAQWIQNVHTLAPGGTAPNALAPASYAFGGGAVAVGGKVAMMPIALGTADFMVHHIHAFTIHVTVLILLKGVLFARGSRLVPDKANLGFRFPCDGPGRGGTCQVSGWDHVFLGLFWMYNSLSIAIFHFSWKMQSDVWGTVNPDGTVSHVTGGNFAQSAITINGWLRDFLWAQASQVIQSYGTALSAYGLLFLGAHFVWAFSLMFLFSGRGYWQELIESIVWAHNKLKVAPSIQPRALSIIQGRAVGVAHFLLGGIATTWAFFLARSISIG, encoded by the coding sequence ATGGCAGTTAGTCCACAGGAGCGAGAGGCTAAAGCAAGGGTGGTCGTTGACAAAGACCCAGTTCCTACTTCTTTTCAGAAGTGGGCGCAACCAGGGCACTTTGACCGGACCCTCGCTCGAGGACCCAAAACCACTACTTGGATTTGGAATCTTCATGCCCTCGCTCACGATTTTGATAGTCATACTAGTGACTTAGAAGACGTATCCCGTAAAATCTTCAGTGCTCACTTTGGCCACCTGGCTGTAGTGTTCATCTGGCTCAGCGGGATGTATTTTCATGGCGCTCGCTTTTCAAACTATGAAGCTTGGCTGGCTAACCCTCTAGGCGTTAAACCTAGCGCTCAAGTGGTTTGGCCGATTTTTGGCCAAGAAATTTTGAATGCAGACGTAGGCGGCGGTTTCCAAGGTATTCAAATCACCTCTGGTTTCTTCTATCTCTGGCGCGCTGCTGGCTTTACTAATACCTACCAGCTATATGTCACCGCTATTGGTGGTCTGGTAGCAGCTGCTCTGATGCTGTTTGCTGGCTGGTTCCACTACCACAAACGGGCTCCAAAGCTGGAGTGGTTCCAAAACGTTGAGTCTATGCTCAACCACCACTTGGCTGGTCTATTCGGTTTGGGCTCGCTGTCTTGGGCTGGTCACCAAATCCACGTAGCGCTGCCTATCAACGCCTTGCTAGATGCAGGTGTTCCAGCTGATCAGATTCCTCTGCCCCACGAGTTCATCCTGAACTCCAACTTAATGGCAGAGATTTTCCCTAGCTTTGCTAAGGGTCTAACTCCTTTCTTCACCTTGAACTGGGGTGAGTATGCAGACTTCCTGACCTTCAAAGGCGGTCTGAATCCAGTGACAGGTGGTTTATGGCTGACTGATACTGCCCATCACCATTTGGCGATCGCAGTTCTGTTCTTGATTGCTGGTCACCAGTACCGCACCAACTGGGGTATCGGCCACAGCATCAAGACCATTCTCGAAAACCATAAGGGTCCCTTTACTGGCGAAGGCCACAAGGGTCTTTACGAAAACCTGACCACTTCTTGGCACGCTCAACTGTCAATCAACCTAGCAATGGTTGGTTCCTTGAGCATCATCGTGGCTCAGCACATGTATGCGATGCCTCCGTACCCCTACATGGCGACGGATTACGCGACGCAGCTTTCAATCTTTACTCACCACATGTGGATCGGTGGCTTCTTCATCGTCGGTGGAGCTGCTCACGCTGCAATCTTCATGGTGCGTGACTACGACCCAGTCGTAAATCAAAACAACCTCCTAGATCGTGTCCTGCGTCATCGGGATGCCATCATTTCTCACCTCAACTGGGTGTGCATTTTCTTGGGCCTCCACAGCTTCGGTCTGTACGTTCATAACGACACGATGCGGGCTTTGGGTCGTCCTCAAGATATGTTCTCGGATTCTGCAATTCAGTTGCAGCCTATCTTTGCTCAGTGGATCCAAAATGTTCACACCTTAGCTCCAGGTGGTACTGCTCCCAACGCGCTGGCTCCAGCTAGTTATGCGTTTGGTGGTGGGGCTGTTGCTGTCGGCGGCAAGGTCGCAATGATGCCAATCGCATTGGGTACGGCGGACTTCATGGTTCACCACATCCATGCGTTCACAATCCACGTGACTGTCTTGATCCTGCTCAAGGGCGTACTATTCGCTCGCGGATCTCGCCTAGTTCCTGACAAAGCCAACCTAGGCTTCCGTTTCCCTTGCGACGGTCCTGGTCGTGGCGGCACCTGCCAGGTTTCTGGTTGGGACCATGTCTTCCTAGGTTTGTTCTGGATGTACAACTCTCTCTCCATTGCTATCTTCCACTTCAGCTGGAAAATGCAATCGGATGTGTGGGGTACTGTGAATCCTGATGGCACCGTGTCTCATGTCACGGGTGGCAACTTTGCTCAAAGTGCAATCACGATCAACGGCTGGTTGCGTGACTTCCTCTGGGCACAAGCTTCTCAGGTCATTCAGTCCTACGGTACAGCACTGTCTGCTTATGGCTTGCTGTTCCTCGGCGCTCACTTTGTTTGGGCATTCAGCCTGATGTTCCTGTTCAGCGGTCGCGGCTACTGGCAAGAACTGATTGAGTCTATTGTTTGGGCTCACAACAAACTGAAAGTGGCTCCTTCTATCCAGCCTCGTGCTTTGAGCATCATTCAAGGTCGTGCGGTAGGGGTAGCTCACTTCCTCCTGGGAGGAATTGCCACAACCTGGGCATTCTTCCTAGCTCGATCAATTTCGATAGGATAA
- a CDS encoding endonuclease III yields MSQKQPFEIDIALAQIWQAVEPFPKAALFELAEEGYNSVFELLIACMISIRTRDETTLPVSRRLFQQARTPAEVSQLTIAEIDQLISDSTFHEGKAPQIHAIAQQAVEEHNGVLPCDLNTLLSFNGVGPKCAHLVLGIAGNQPYISVDIHVHRVTNRWGYVHTRTPEKTLAALEKQLPSDYWIEINRLLVPFGKHICTGDRPRCSTCPVLEMCQQVEVESHR; encoded by the coding sequence ATGAGCCAGAAGCAACCATTTGAGATTGACATCGCGCTCGCACAGATTTGGCAAGCTGTAGAACCCTTCCCAAAAGCAGCTTTGTTTGAACTTGCTGAAGAGGGCTACAACTCCGTCTTTGAGTTGCTAATCGCTTGCATGATCTCGATTCGCACCCGTGACGAAACAACCTTACCTGTGTCTCGCCGCCTGTTTCAGCAAGCTCGGACTCCTGCTGAAGTCAGCCAACTCACGATTGCCGAAATTGACCAACTCATCAGCGACTCCACTTTTCACGAAGGCAAAGCGCCCCAAATTCACGCGATCGCCCAACAAGCGGTAGAAGAACATAATGGCGTTCTCCCCTGCGACCTCAACACCTTGCTTTCTTTTAATGGCGTTGGCCCTAAATGCGCTCATCTGGTTTTGGGCATTGCTGGCAATCAGCCTTACATCAGTGTGGATATTCACGTCCATCGCGTTACCAATCGCTGGGGCTACGTCCACACCCGCACTCCAGAGAAAACTTTGGCGGCGCTAGAGAAGCAATTACCCTCTGACTACTGGATTGAAATCAATCGATTACTGGTGCCCTTTGGCAAACATATTTGTACAGGCGATCGCCCTCGTTGTTCTACTTGTCCAGTCCTGGAGATGTGTCAGCAAGTTGAAGTTGAGAGCCATCGTTAA
- a CDS encoding NACHT domain-containing NTPase, whose amino-acid sequence MPFPREFLAQIAREKELSLGETEVLTELFGSNKSRQEVADSLHISDSALSTRLGKIYGKFAIGGRGPVKLQKLQDYLIEQFQKWKPAGNTQPNEAGNDVDALVQAVREQIKPLIKERCGTMRVLDMTHPVALTGEQGIYTNVNILEKITGRRRLGIEELLQGCDLEEFDRFGLSRVAEKRVPGLEAVERYSKLMVLGKPGAGKSTFLKYLAMQCIESNFQADRIPVFITLKDFAEDEDQLDLLAYLERLIADVHTNTNNSSSQQYNSAFFQAFICQGKFLILLDGLDEVREEDTTRILRQIREFVEQFYANQFVVTCRIAAKEYTFQQFTEVEVADFNDKQIYTFVENWFRCREPKNAEDLTRKLIEKLEEYKPIKELATNPLLLTLLCLEFEELLEFPNNRAELYERGLGVLLSKWDTSRRIERDQVYKQLSLKRKEDLLSQVALTTFQQKDYFFKKKTVEIYIADYISNLPDAQTDPEALLLNSEAVLKSIESQHGLLAERAKGIYSFSHLTFQEYFAAREIVSGNSYDQLITHITERRWREVFLLSTGMMRKADDWLKCMKKRIDALIAQEDQLQAFLFWINRKSFSFNNTLKPAAVRFFYFKIGFGSGVAYNLPDDLNSFLRYPKRIDKNLRSIHDISSRLIFEHSLSHALRLASTLESRYSNIKKRNSESYIVPPEKGLYIALETACELDPDIGRLLPKLDKELCNFSRNGKVSIEFLNWWWTNGNHWFNELKSLIAEHCNIGHDWHFSDEQQQLIHDYRDANELLVDCLNSDCYVSREVRQEIEDTLLLPIAEIEKYKVAKAS is encoded by the coding sequence CCAGATCGCCCGTGAGAAAGAACTGTCTTTAGGTGAAACTGAGGTATTGACGGAGCTGTTTGGAAGCAACAAGAGTCGGCAAGAAGTTGCAGATAGCTTGCATATCTCTGACAGTGCGCTGAGCACCAGACTCGGCAAGATTTATGGAAAATTCGCGATTGGGGGACGCGGCCCCGTCAAACTACAAAAGCTACAAGATTATTTGATTGAGCAATTTCAAAAATGGAAGCCTGCTGGCAACACTCAACCAAATGAGGCAGGTAATGATGTTGATGCTCTGGTGCAAGCGGTGCGGGAGCAGATTAAGCCACTGATCAAAGAGCGCTGCGGGACGATGCGGGTGCTGGATATGACTCACCCAGTGGCGCTAACAGGAGAGCAGGGGATTTATACCAACGTCAATATTTTGGAGAAGATTACGGGACGTAGGCGGTTAGGGATTGAGGAGTTGTTGCAAGGGTGTGATCTCGAAGAGTTCGATCGCTTTGGCTTGAGTCGAGTGGCTGAAAAACGAGTGCCAGGATTAGAAGCGGTTGAACGCTATTCAAAATTGATGGTGTTGGGCAAACCAGGAGCAGGAAAGAGTACTTTTTTGAAATACCTTGCGATGCAATGTATTGAGAGCAACTTTCAAGCTGATCGCATTCCCGTCTTTATTACTCTCAAGGATTTTGCAGAAGATGAGGATCAACTAGATTTATTGGCCTACCTAGAGCGATTGATAGCAGATGTTCATACCAACACGAATAATTCCTCATCTCAACAATACAATTCGGCATTCTTTCAAGCATTCATTTGTCAAGGAAAATTTTTAATTCTGTTAGATGGTTTGGATGAGGTACGGGAGGAAGACACAACGCGAATTCTAAGACAAATTCGAGAATTTGTTGAGCAGTTTTACGCAAATCAATTTGTAGTCACGTGTCGAATCGCTGCCAAAGAATACACATTTCAGCAGTTTACGGAAGTGGAAGTCGCAGATTTTAATGATAAACAGATTTATACTTTTGTTGAAAATTGGTTCAGGTGCCGAGAGCCTAAAAATGCTGAGGATTTAACAAGAAAGCTAATTGAGAAGCTGGAAGAGTATAAGCCAATTAAAGAGTTAGCTACCAATCCACTACTACTAACGCTTTTATGTTTAGAATTTGAAGAATTACTAGAATTCCCGAATAATCGAGCTGAGTTATATGAGCGAGGATTAGGAGTTTTATTAAGTAAATGGGATACTAGTCGCCGCATTGAGCGTGACCAAGTTTACAAACAGCTATCACTGAAGCGCAAGGAAGATTTGCTTAGCCAAGTTGCACTCACTACTTTTCAGCAGAAGGATTATTTCTTCAAGAAAAAAACTGTCGAAATCTATATTGCTGACTACATTAGCAATTTACCTGATGCTCAAACAGATCCAGAAGCGTTGCTACTCAACAGTGAAGCGGTATTAAAATCAATTGAGAGCCAGCATGGGCTCTTGGCAGAGCGAGCGAAAGGAATTTATTCTTTTTCTCACTTAACCTTTCAAGAGTACTTCGCAGCAAGAGAGATTGTCTCTGGCAATTCATATGACCAATTAATCACTCACATCACTGAAAGACGGTGGCGGGAAGTTTTTTTACTTTCTACAGGCATGATGAGAAAAGCTGATGACTGGCTTAAATGCATGAAAAAAAGAATCGATGCTTTAATTGCTCAAGAAGACCAACTTCAAGCTTTTCTTTTCTGGATTAATAGAAAATCTTTTTCCTTCAATAACACTCTAAAACCAGCTGCTGTCCGATTTTTTTATTTCAAAATAGGTTTCGGTAGTGGAGTTGCATATAACTTACCTGACGACCTTAATTCATTTCTAAGATACCCCAAGCGAATTGACAAAAACCTTCGATCTATTCATGATATTTCTTCTAGGCTAATTTTTGAGCATTCTCTTAGTCATGCTTTAAGGCTAGCTAGTACTTTGGAAAGCAGATATTCAAACATCAAGAAGAGGAATTCAGAATCTTATATTGTTCCTCCTGAAAAAGGTTTATATATAGCCCTTGAGACTGCTTGCGAACTCGATCCTGACATTGGGAGATTATTACCTAAATTAGATAAAGAACTTTGTAACTTTTCTAGAAACGGTAAAGTCAGTATTGAGTTTCTCAACTGGTGGTGGACTAATGGCAACCATTGGTTCAATGAATTAAAAAGTTTAATAGCAGAACACTGTAATATCGGGCATGACTGGCACTTTAGCGATGAGCAACAACAGCTAATACATGATTATCGCGATGCGAACGAGTTATTGGTTGATTGCCTCAACAGCGATTGCTACGTCAGTCGAGAAGTGCGGCAAGAAATTGAAGATACGTTACTTCTACCGATCGCGGAAATTGAGAAGTACAAAGTCGCAAAAGCTTCTTAA
- the psaB gene encoding photosystem I core protein PsaB produces the protein MATKFPKFSQDLAQDPTTRRIWYGIATAHDFESHDGMTEENLYQKIFASHFGHLAIIFLWTSSLLFHVAWQGNFETWIKDPLNVRPIAHAIWDPHFGQPAIDAFTQGGASGPVNVAYSGVYHWWYTIGMRTNGDLYQGSVFLLILSAIFLFAGWLHLQPKFRPSLSWFKNAESRLNHHLAGLFGVSSLAWTGHLVHVAIPESRGQHVGWDNFLTTLPHPEGLRPFFTGNWGVYAENPDSAQHLFGTSEGAGNAILTFLGGFHPQTQSLWLTDMAHHHLAIAVIFIIAGHQYRTNFGIGHNIKDMLNAKNFFGARTEGQGNLPHQGLYDTYNNSLHFQLGIHLAALGTVLSLVAQHMYAMPPYAFMAKDFTTQAALYTHHQYIAGFFMIGAFAHGAIFWVRDYDPDQNKGNVLDRVLRHKEAIISHLSWVSLFLGFHTLGLYVHNDVVVAFGTPEKQILIEPVFAQFIQASHGKALYGFNTLLSNADSVASNAGATYLPGWLDAINSGTNSLFLTIGPGDFLVHHAIALGLHVTTLICVKGALDARGTKLMPDKKDFGFTFPCDGPGRGGTCQTSAWEQSFYLAVFWMLNTLGWVTFYWHWKHLAVWQGNVAQFNESSTYLMGWLRDYLWLNSAQLINGYNPYGMNNLAVWSWMFLFGHLVWATGFMFLISWRGYWQELIETLVWAHERTPLANLVRWKDKPVALSIVQGWLTGLIHFTVGYVLTYAAFLIASTASKFG, from the coding sequence ATGGCAACTAAATTCCCTAAATTTAGCCAGGACCTCGCTCAAGATCCGACCACACGTCGGATTTGGTACGGGATCGCGACGGCTCACGACTTTGAAAGCCATGACGGCATGACAGAGGAAAATCTTTACCAAAAGATTTTCGCTTCCCACTTCGGTCACTTGGCAATCATCTTCCTGTGGACTTCTAGCCTCCTGTTCCACGTCGCCTGGCAAGGTAACTTCGAAACCTGGATCAAAGATCCACTCAATGTCCGTCCCATTGCTCACGCGATTTGGGACCCTCACTTTGGCCAACCTGCCATTGATGCGTTCACTCAAGGTGGCGCTTCTGGCCCGGTTAACGTTGCTTACTCTGGGGTTTACCACTGGTGGTACACCATCGGGATGCGTACTAACGGCGACCTTTACCAAGGTTCCGTGTTCCTACTCATTCTCTCTGCGATCTTCTTGTTCGCAGGTTGGTTGCACCTCCAGCCCAAGTTCCGTCCTAGCCTCTCTTGGTTCAAGAATGCTGAATCTCGCCTGAACCACCACCTGGCTGGTTTGTTCGGTGTTAGCTCTCTGGCTTGGACTGGTCACTTGGTTCACGTTGCAATCCCCGAATCTCGTGGACAGCACGTGGGTTGGGATAACTTCTTGACCACTCTGCCTCACCCAGAAGGTCTGCGTCCCTTCTTCACAGGTAACTGGGGTGTTTATGCAGAAAATCCAGACAGTGCTCAGCACTTGTTTGGTACCTCCGAAGGTGCGGGTAACGCAATTCTGACTTTCTTGGGTGGCTTCCATCCTCAGACTCAGTCCTTGTGGCTGACTGATATGGCTCACCACCACCTAGCGATCGCAGTGATTTTCATCATTGCGGGTCACCAGTACCGCACCAACTTCGGTATTGGTCACAACATCAAAGACATGCTGAATGCCAAGAACTTCTTTGGCGCTAGAACTGAAGGTCAAGGTAACTTGCCTCACCAAGGCTTGTACGACACCTACAACAACTCTCTGCACTTCCAATTAGGCATTCACCTGGCAGCGCTAGGAACCGTGCTTTCTCTGGTGGCGCAGCACATGTATGCGATGCCTCCTTACGCCTTCATGGCTAAGGACTTCACCACTCAGGCGGCTCTGTACACCCATCACCAGTACATTGCAGGCTTCTTCATGATTGGTGCGTTCGCTCACGGCGCTATCTTCTGGGTTCGTGACTACGATCCAGATCAGAACAAAGGCAACGTGCTCGATCGCGTCCTCCGTCACAAAGAAGCAATCATCTCTCACCTGAGCTGGGTTTCTCTCTTCCTGGGCTTCCACACCCTGGGTCTATACGTCCACAACGACGTAGTAGTTGCTTTCGGTACTCCTGAAAAGCAAATCCTGATTGAGCCTGTATTCGCTCAGTTCATTCAGGCTTCTCACGGTAAGGCTCTCTATGGCTTCAACACTCTGCTATCCAATGCAGATAGTGTTGCTTCCAATGCTGGCGCTACTTACCTACCTGGTTGGCTCGATGCCATCAACAGCGGCACCAACTCCCTCTTCTTGACCATCGGTCCTGGCGACTTCCTAGTTCACCATGCGATCGCTCTGGGTCTGCACGTTACGACCCTGATTTGCGTCAAGGGTGCGTTGGATGCTCGCGGTACTAAGCTGATGCCCGATAAAAAGGACTTTGGCTTTACCTTCCCTTGCGACGGTCCCGGACGGGGCGGCACTTGCCAAACCTCTGCTTGGGAACAGTCGTTCTACCTTGCTGTTTTCTGGATGCTGAACACCCTGGGTTGGGTTACCTTCTACTGGCACTGGAAGCATCTGGCTGTATGGCAGGGTAACGTAGCTCAGTTTAATGAGTCTTCTACTTACCTCATGGGCTGGCTGCGCGATTACCTCTGGCTGAACTCTGCTCAGTTGATCAATGGGTACAACCCCTATGGCATGAACAACCTAGCAGTCTGGTCGTGGATGTTCCTCTTTGGACACCTGGTTTGGGCAACTGGTTTCATGTTCTTGATCTCCTGGAGAGGTTACTGGCAAGAATTGATCGAAACCTTGGTTTGGGCGCACGAGCGTACTCCTCTAGCTAACCTGGTTCGCTGGAAAGATAAGCCTGTTGCTCTATCCATCGTTCAAGGCTGGTTGACTGGTCTAATCCACTTCACGGTTGGCTACGTCCTCACCTACGCTGCTTTCCTCATCGCCTCCACTGCTAGCAAGTTCGGTTAA